The segment GGGCGCGATGACTCATCAAGAGCCACACCCGAGGCATCCACACCGCGGAACTGGCCGCTGCGCTCCAGATCCGCCTGAATGATGGCGGATATCTTCTGCGGGGCCGAGCCCTCGCCCTTGAATGGGGCAATCGCAATGGGCAACTGTGTCAGGCCCACGCCTGTTACCTCTACCCTAAACTGGGCCAACGCGGGAATGGCCGGCGAGGCAGCTAACGCTGCCAACATGGTTCTACGAGAAGCGCGCGGGCTTACTGCCCAAGTTTTAAGGGATGGAAGTCGGTCAATAGTCATTGGCAGCCATCTAAATTTTTTGGAGGTGTTCAGTACAAACACAAGCTCGGATGTTACACACACTGACGGATTCCTGATGTAAGAACGTACTCAGTAGGGTGATCAAACGCAAGTGCCACAAAATAATTAAATCGAGAGCATGTCAGCGCCTACGGATAAGCGCTTGCATTACCTTGAGCAATTTTGCCGCAGGCTTTGCCTTTATATCCAAATAGGCATAGTTGGTTACAACTTCATCTCAAAACCGGTCTATCAACGGTAAGCGCCTACGCTAAATGCGCAAGCCCTAAAATTACGCGCTTATGCAAGCCACACCGCCCACACCGCCAAGCCAAGCCTCCTCAGCCGCTCAGACGCCGACGCCCGCGCAATCAGCCCCTTTCAACCCGGCCGATCTGCCACTCATGCAGCGCCTGAAACGACTGACCCCTTACTTCTCAGGCCAGCGCTGGGCATGGGGCTTGGCCATTTTGGCAACCCTAGTAGGTGCGGCCACCGAGCCCGCCATGCCTGCCTTGCTCAAGCCCTTGCTCGACAGTGGCTTCACCCAAGGCTCGCTTGATTTGTGGATGGTGCCAGTCTTTCTGATTGGCCTGTTTGTGATTCGCGGTCTGGCCCAGTTTGCCGGTCAGTACGCGCTGGCGCGTATCACCAACGACGGCATGTTAGCCCTGCGCAAAAAATTGTTCGAGCGTTTGCTCGCCGCTGATATGAGCTTGTTCTCGCGTCAATCGGCATCGGCTCTATCAAACACCATTGTCTATGAGGTGCAAACCGGCGCCCAGCAATTAGTGCAGGCCATGATGAGCATCTCGCGCGACGGCTTTACGCTGGTCGCCCTGCTTGGTTATCTGATTTATTTGAACTGGCAACTCACGCTCATCGTGACCTTTATGGTGCCCTGCGTAGCTTGGGTGATGAAAACGCTCTCGCGCCGTCTGTACCGCATCACCAAATCCAGCCAAACCGCCACTGACGAGCTAGCCTATGTAGTGGAAGAAAACGTGCTGGCCCACCGCATGGTGCGCCTGCATGGCGCGCAGGCCTCGCAGCAATCACGCTTTGGCGCCTTGAGCAACCAACTGCGCGGCCTCAACACCAAGGCCACGATCGCCTCTGCTGCCATGACGCCGCTCACGCAGGTGCTAGCCTCCATTGCGCTGTCCGTGATTCTTTGTATTGCACTGTGGCAAAGCCGTCAGGGTGCGACCACCGGCACCACCGTTCAAGATGTGACCGTAGGTGGTTTCGCCGCCTTTATCTCGGCCATGTTGATGCTGATCGCCCCCATTCGCCGTATGGCCGATGTGGCAAACCCCATCACTCGCGGCGTGGCAGCCCTTGAGCGCGGCCTGTCACTGCTGGAAGGCTCCAGCGATGAGCAAAGCGGCTCTTTCAAGCCCGCAGGCCCTGTCATCGGCACGCTGCAACTGAGCAACGTGATTGTACAGTTTGGCCCGGACAAAGCCCCTGCTCTTGCCCAACTCAACCTGAACGTGAAAGCGGGCGAAGTGGTTGCGCTGGTCGGCCCATCGGGTGCGGGCAAGACTACGCTGGTCAACCTGCTGCCACGCTTTTTCTCGCCCACCAGTGGCCAGATCACGCTCGATGGCGTGCCACTGACTGAATGGGACTTGAACACCCTGCGCCAGCAGTTCGCCATGGTCAGCCAAGATGTCGTCATGCTCAACGACAGCGTGGCCGCCAATGTGGCTCTGGGCGCTGAGGTCGATGAGACCCGTGTCTGGTCTGCGCTTGAAGCCGCCAACTTGGGCGACTTTGTGCGCAGCCTGCCGCAAAGCCTGCATACCTTGATCGGCCACAACGCCAACCAGCTTTCAGGCGGCCAGCGCCAGCGCCTGGCTATTGCCCGCGCGCTCTACAAAAATGCACCGATTCTGATTCTGGACGAGGCCACCTCGGCACTAGACAACGAATCCGAGCGCTTGGTTCAAGAAGCCCTGAACCGCCTGATGCAAGGCCGCACCACGCTGGTCATTGCCCACCGTCTGTCCACCATTGAGCACGCCAACCGCGTGGTGGTGATGGAGCGCGGGCAGATCGCCGAGCAAGGTACGCATGCCGAGTTGATTGCGCTGGGTGGCCTGTACGCACGCCTGCACACACAGGTGCGCAGCACGGCAACGCCCGGCGAGGCACAAATTTAAGAGCGGCTTGTCCGCATAAATAAAGGACTTCAGGCTTAGATTGGCTTGAAGTCCTTTTTTATTAAAAACTAGTCGCTATCAAATTAATAACAAAAACTCAGTTTCAGGCCAAGACTACCAAGTACCTTTTGACGGTTGCATGCGCCGCTCTTGCTTGAGGGCCTTGTTCAGCAGCTCCACCATGTACTGGCGGTCCACCCGCGCCGCAAAGTCAGCCGCATTGAGTTTGAGCTGGTTACGCAAATTCAGATCTGCGCCCTCTTGCAGCAGCAGTTTGACCACAGACTCGCTGCTGTACTGCGCCGCCATCATCAACGGCGTGCTGCCGTTGGGCGATGCGGCATCGATATAAGCGCTTTCTTCCAGTAGCAGCTTGATGATGTCCAGCGTCTGAGGCGTGTCTGCCGATGCGGCGTAATGCAGCGGCGCCCAGCCTTCACGATTAACGTCCGCGCCGCGCTTGATCAGCTCTTTGACCAGCTTGATATGGCCTTTGAGACAGGCCATCATCAGCGGTGTCTCGTTCTGGCGCGAGGCCAAATTCACATCAATCTTGGGCGCTTTGAGCAGCACCTCAAACACCTTGAGCGAATCTTGGTGCAAGGCCGACACCAAACCGGGACGCCCACGCGAATCCAGCGTATTGGCATCAAAACCGCGAAAGATCAGATTCACCATGGCACTGGCGTTATCGCTAACCAAGGCTCTTGAGAAATCATCAAAGTCATTGGCCCAGCCCATGCTTGGCAGACCTGCCGCCCCGACCACCGCAACCCCCAAGCAACGCAGGCTTTGGCGACGATTCAATGACGATGTCAATGTGGTGATGGGGGCAGCGAAAAGACTCATGCATTGGCTCCAGAGTTCACGGATGGCTCACGTTTGATTCAAGGCGAGGTCACGACTGGGTTACGCCCTTGAACAGGCGATCAAAGTTGGCGCTGGTAGCTTCAGCCACCTCTTCCACAGAAATACCTCGCACCTCAGCAATTTGCTTGGCGACAAACGGTACATAGGAAGGATTATTCGTCTTACCGCGGTAAGGCATGGGCGCGAGATAAGGGCTGTCCGTCTCGATTAGCAAGCGATCGAGCGGTACAAACGCTGCAACATCGCGCAGATGCTGTGCATTCTTGAAAGTAACGATGCCCGACAGGGAGATGTAGTAACCTATATCCAGCCCGGCACGTGCCACTTCAGCGGTCTCGGTAAAGCAGTGAAAAACACCGCCCGCCTGCGTGGCGCTGTCGGCCTCGCCGCACTCGCGCAAAATGCCCAAGGTGTCATCTGAGCTGCTGCGGGTATGAATAACCAGCGGCTTTTGCGTAATCTGCGCAGCGCGGATATGAGTACGAAAACGCTCACGCTGCCACTCCAGATCGGCAATCGTTCGGCCGCCCTTGCGATCTTCCATGCCGTAGTAATCAAGACCGGTCTCACCAATCGCCACCACACGCGGCAGCGCTGCGCGATCGACCAAATCCTGCACGCTGGGCTCGGTCATGTCTTCGGTATCGGGATGCACGCCCACCGTAGCCCAGAAGTTGTCATAGTCCAGCGCAAGCTGGTGCACATCCGGGAACTCTTCCATCGTGGTGCAAATGCACAGTGCACGCGTGACCTTGGCTGCGGCCATAGCCTCGCGAATTTGAGCGAGATTGGCGCTCAGATCAGGATAGTTGAGGTGGCAATGCGAATCGGTAAACATAGAAAATTTCACCCCCTGAGCGGCTGCGCCGCGTGCCCCTCGCTTGCTTGGCGGGAGGAAGATGCAGCATCGCCGCAAGAGGGCTTTTGCTTGGCTACCCTGGCTTGGGCAGCGTCAGTTTGAAGGCTACGCGAGGTAGTTAAAGTGTTTGAGTGGGCTTTTCAGAGCCCAAGGTCGCGCCCAAAATCTGTTCAATCTTGGCTTTGAGTTCGGCAGACTTGGCATCTTTAGGGAACTGCAAACCTATGCCCTGAGTGCGATTGCCAGAAGCTCGCTCGGGGGTGACCCAAGCCACACGCCCTGCTACAGGGTAGCGCTGGGGATCGTCTGGCAGCGTGAGCAGCACATAGACATCATCGCCCAAGCGATAGTCACGCTGTGTGGGTACAAAGATTCCCCCCTCGGCGAATAACGGAATGTAGGCGGCATACAAAGCGGCCTTTTCCTTAATCGCCAGTTGCATGACGCTGGGACGGGGAGAGGTAGATGCGTTCATAGTGGGATCACATAATTTTTGAGACGGTCGGCTGGCGGCGCTTTGTAGATTAACACCCCACAAAACATTCGTAAAACCCGCAAGTTATGACCTAACGTATGGCTTTGCTGGCCTTACCTGAAATCAATACGCTGCGCGCACGAGAGGCCAGAGCCTCCATCATCAGCCCGGCATTAAAAGGATGATCTGCCGTACGCGCCGCTTGCACAAGCTCGCGCGACCAATCGGCCAGCAGCGCCATCGCCAAAGGCTTGCCCGGCAAATCGGCAGGCGAAAAGTAGCGCGGGCTCGCGCCGCCCGCCATGGCCATTAAGTCGTGACAGATTTTTTGCAGCGCCTCTACCCCAGCCACTGGGCCAAATGCGGCCAACGCGGCCACATCGCCCTTAGCTAGTTGACGCGGCAACTGCGCCCAAGCGGCTGCACGGCCAGCGTCCCCAGCCATACGCAGCGCATCACCGGGACGACCGCCAGTGGCTTGCAGTGCCGTTGCAGCGTCGGCCTCATTGACACCTTGCAACTGCAGCCATTGGGCCGCCTCTGGTGCGGCTGGCCAAGTCATGGTGTGAGCCAGGCAACGACTGCGAATAGTGGGCAAGAGCAGGTGCGATGCCTCGCTGGCCAAAACAAACTTGGCATCACCCGGCGGCTCTTCCAGCGTTTTGAGCAAGGCATTGGCCGTGATTGCGTTCATCTGTTCTGCCGGGTAGACCAGCACGGCCTTGCCGCGGCCACGCGCGCTGGTGCGCTGACAAAACTCCACCGCGTCCCGCATGGCATCGACGCGAATTTCTTTGCTGGGCTTGCGCTTTTTATCGTCAATATCCGCTTGCGCCTTTTCAGACAGGGGCCAGCCCAGCTCCATCATCTGCACCTCAGGCATGAGCACACACAAGTCGGCATGGGCGCGCACATCAATGGCGTGGCAGCTGGCGCAATGGCCACAAGCGCCTTGCGGCGAAGGCTGCTCGCACAACCAAGCCCGCACCAGTGACAGGCCTAGCGCGTACTGCCCTAAGCCCGAAGGCCCCTGCAACAGCCATGCATGACCACGCTGCGCCAGCAACTGGCTTCGCTGCGTGGCAATCCACGGGGCTTCGGCGCTCACTGCACTACTCATGCCTTGCTTTCTGTCAAACCGGTCAAGCCCGTCAGCCAACCTTTGGCGACAACCGCCTGTGCGATTTGCTCCCACACGGCTTGCCGGCTGGCATTGGCATCCACGCGCGCAAAGCGCTGCGGCGCGGCCTGAGCGCGCTGAGCGTAGCCTTGGGCCACGCGGGCAAAAAATTCGCCGGGCTGGGCTTCAAAGCGATCAGGCACTCGCGCTGTAGCCAAGCGCACCGCGGCGACTTCAGCAGGCAGGTCAAACCACAGCGTCATATCGGGCTCACGCATAAAGTTCGATGGCAAATCAGCCTGCAGTCTAGTTCCTGTCTGGACTAGTTGCTCTAAAACTGATAGCTGATCCCAATCAAAGCCACGACCTGCGCCTTGATAGGCAAAGGTAGCATCGGTAAAGCGATCGCTGATCACCACTTCGCCACGCGCCAGCGCAGGCTCAATCACCTGCACCAAATGATCACGGCGCGCTGCAAAGGCAATCAGCGCCTCGGTCAGCGGATCCATCGCGTCATGCAGCATCAAGGCGCGCAGCTTTTCGGCCAGCGGCGTGCCGCCGGGCTCACGCGTCAAAGTGACCACGCGGCCTTGATCGCGAAAAGCTTGCGCCAAACCAGCGATGTGCGAGGACTTGCCCGCACCATCAATGCCCTCGAAACTGATAAACAGTCCTGTTGTCATTTCAAACTCATTCATTTATTGCTCACGCACCACTAGCAGCTCCTATCCAGCAGACACCAAGCAAGGGCCGCCCCGCCGCGATGGTGTCGTCCCCCTCAGGGGGGAAGGCTATTGCCCTCCGCGCTGATAACGGTTAACCGCCCTATTGTGCTCATCCAAGGAGGCACTGAAATGGCTGGTGCCATCGCCCTTGGCCACAAAGTACAAAGCTTTGGTCTGATCGGGCTGCACTGTCGCCATCAGCGCGGCCTTACCAGGCATGGAGATGGGCGTAATCGGCAGCCCGGCGCGGGTATAGGTGTTCCAAGGCGTATCTGTCTGCAAATCGCGCTTGCGCAGATTGCCATCAAAGCTCGCGCCCACGCCGTAGATGACTGTGGGGTCCGTCTGCAAGCGCATACCAATGCGCAAACGGTTGACAAAAACGCCCGCAATCTGCGCACGGTCTGCAGCGCGGCCGGTTTCTTTTTCCACAATGCTGGCCAGCGTCAGGGCTTCTTCCGCAGATTTCAGCGGGGTGTTGGCTGAGCGCATAGACCAGACATCGGCCAAGCGTCTATCCATGGAATGCATGGCACGGCGCAACACGGCCATGTCAGAGCTGCCCTTGGCGTAGGTATAAGTGTCGGGAAAGAAGCGCCCCTCAGGCATCACACCGCTGCGGCCCAGCGCCGTCATCACGGCTTCATCGTTCAGGCCAGCGCTGTCTTGTTTAAGGAATTCTTCACGGGCCAGCGCAGCGCGCACTTGGCGCCAGTTCCAGCCTTCCACAATCGTCATCGCGCGCAGGCTTTCTTCACCACGCGCCAGTTTTTGCAGCAGCAAATATGGTGTAAGGCCTGCACTCAACTCGTAGTTACCCGCTTTGATGGCGCGATCTTTGCCCGAGAGGCGAAACCACGCATACAGCAGGCGGGCATCCGTCTGCACACCGGCTTTGACGACGTTTTGCGCCACACCACGCGGCGTGGTGCCGGGTTCAATTTCCAGCTCCAAGCTGGGTTCACTCAAATTCAAGGGTTGGTTTAGCCACCACCAAGCGCCACCGGCAGTCAGGGCGGTTAACAACAGCAAAAATATCAGTGCACGAATAAGGGCACGCACAGGCTCAATCCGTAAAGTCTCAGAGCGACGATCATAATTCAGACATGACTGAGCCAAAGACGCTGCCCCTGAACGGCATTACCCCCATTACCCATCTTGGTGTGATCCGCGCTGTTGGCGCTGATGCGGCCAGCTTTCTTCATGGTCAGTTGAGCAATGATTTTGTGCTGCTCAAACAAGATCAGGCCCGCTTGGCGGCTTTTTGCACCGCCAAAGGCCGCATGCTGACCAGTTTTATTGGCTTTAAGCGCAGCGCTGACGAGATTGTGTTGATTTGTGACCGCAGCTTGCTCGCGCCCACACTCAAGCGCCTGTCGATGTTTGTGATGCGCGCCCAGTGCAAGCTCAGCGACGCTACGGCAGACTTTGCGCTCTACGGCCTAACAGGCACTGCGGCTGCGCAATACCTGAGCGCTGATGCTGCACCTTGGGCTCTCAAAGCCGAAGGCGAATCTCATGCCCTGGCCCTGTACCCCGCCGCTGGCAACCAGCGTGCATTGTGGGTCGCCCCCGCAGGTCAAGCGCCCGCCGGTGAAGTACTGAGCGAACAGCTATGGCAATGGTCTGAAGTGCAAAGCGTAGTGGCTACGCTGTCCGCCCCTGTAGTCGATGCCTTTGTGCCCCAGATGCTCAATTACGAGTCGCTAGGCGGCGTTAATTTCAAAAAGGGCTGCTACCCCGGCCAAGAGATTGTGGCCCGCAGCCAGTTCCGCGGCACACTCAAGCGCCGCGCTTATTTGGTGCATGCCGATAAGGCCTTGAGCGTTGGTCAAGAAGTATTTAGCGCCGAAGATGTAGAG is part of the Comamonas sp. Y33R10-2 genome and harbors:
- the msbA gene encoding lipid A export permease/ATP-binding protein MsbA — its product is MQATPPTPPSQASSAAQTPTPAQSAPFNPADLPLMQRLKRLTPYFSGQRWAWGLAILATLVGAATEPAMPALLKPLLDSGFTQGSLDLWMVPVFLIGLFVIRGLAQFAGQYALARITNDGMLALRKKLFERLLAADMSLFSRQSASALSNTIVYEVQTGAQQLVQAMMSISRDGFTLVALLGYLIYLNWQLTLIVTFMVPCVAWVMKTLSRRLYRITKSSQTATDELAYVVEENVLAHRMVRLHGAQASQQSRFGALSNQLRGLNTKATIASAAMTPLTQVLASIALSVILCIALWQSRQGATTGTTVQDVTVGGFAAFISAMLMLIAPIRRMADVANPITRGVAALERGLSLLEGSSDEQSGSFKPAGPVIGTLQLSNVIVQFGPDKAPALAQLNLNVKAGEVVALVGPSGAGKTTLVNLLPRFFSPTSGQITLDGVPLTEWDLNTLRQQFAMVSQDVVMLNDSVAANVALGAEVDETRVWSALEAANLGDFVRSLPQSLHTLIGHNANQLSGGQRQRLAIARALYKNAPILILDEATSALDNESERLVQEALNRLMQGRTTLVIAHRLSTIEHANRVVVMERGQIAEQGTHAELIALGGLYARLHTQVRSTATPGEAQI
- a CDS encoding ankyrin repeat domain-containing protein, giving the protein MSLFAAPITTLTSSLNRRQSLRCLGVAVVGAAGLPSMGWANDFDDFSRALVSDNASAMVNLIFRGFDANTLDSRGRPGLVSALHQDSLKVFEVLLKAPKIDVNLASRQNETPLMMACLKGHIKLVKELIKRGADVNREGWAPLHYAASADTPQTLDIIKLLLEESAYIDAASPNGSTPLMMAAQYSSESVVKLLLQEGADLNLRNQLKLNAADFAARVDRQYMVELLNKALKQERRMQPSKGTW
- a CDS encoding TatD family hydrolase → MFTDSHCHLNYPDLSANLAQIREAMAAAKVTRALCICTTMEEFPDVHQLALDYDNFWATVGVHPDTEDMTEPSVQDLVDRAALPRVVAIGETGLDYYGMEDRKGGRTIADLEWQRERFRTHIRAAQITQKPLVIHTRSSSDDTLGILRECGEADSATQAGGVFHCFTETAEVARAGLDIGYYISLSGIVTFKNAQHLRDVAAFVPLDRLLIETDSPYLAPMPYRGKTNNPSYVPFVAKQIAEVRGISVEEVAEATSANFDRLFKGVTQS
- a CDS encoding PilZ domain-containing protein, with translation MNASTSPRPSVMQLAIKEKAALYAAYIPLFAEGGIFVPTQRDYRLGDDVYVLLTLPDDPQRYPVAGRVAWVTPERASGNRTQGIGLQFPKDAKSAELKAKIEQILGATLGSEKPTQTL
- a CDS encoding DNA polymerase III subunit delta' — protein: MSSAVSAEAPWIATQRSQLLAQRGHAWLLQGPSGLGQYALGLSLVRAWLCEQPSPQGACGHCASCHAIDVRAHADLCVLMPEVQMMELGWPLSEKAQADIDDKKRKPSKEIRVDAMRDAVEFCQRTSARGRGKAVLVYPAEQMNAITANALLKTLEEPPGDAKFVLASEASHLLLPTIRSRCLAHTMTWPAAPEAAQWLQLQGVNEADAATALQATGGRPGDALRMAGDAGRAAAWAQLPRQLAKGDVAALAAFGPVAGVEALQKICHDLMAMAGGASPRYFSPADLPGKPLAMALLADWSRELVQAARTADHPFNAGLMMEALASRARSVLISGKASKAIR
- the tmk gene encoding dTMP kinase, with amino-acid sequence MTTGLFISFEGIDGAGKSSHIAGLAQAFRDQGRVVTLTREPGGTPLAEKLRALMLHDAMDPLTEALIAFAARRDHLVQVIEPALARGEVVISDRFTDATFAYQGAGRGFDWDQLSVLEQLVQTGTRLQADLPSNFMREPDMTLWFDLPAEVAAVRLATARVPDRFEAQPGEFFARVAQGYAQRAQAAPQRFARVDANASRQAVWEQIAQAVVAKGWLTGLTGLTESKA
- the mltG gene encoding endolytic transglycosylase MltG encodes the protein MRALIRALIFLLLLTALTAGGAWWWLNQPLNLSEPSLELEIEPGTTPRGVAQNVVKAGVQTDARLLYAWFRLSGKDRAIKAGNYELSAGLTPYLLLQKLARGEESLRAMTIVEGWNWRQVRAALAREEFLKQDSAGLNDEAVMTALGRSGVMPEGRFFPDTYTYAKGSSDMAVLRRAMHSMDRRLADVWSMRSANTPLKSAEEALTLASIVEKETGRAADRAQIAGVFVNRLRIGMRLQTDPTVIYGVGASFDGNLRKRDLQTDTPWNTYTRAGLPITPISMPGKAALMATVQPDQTKALYFVAKGDGTSHFSASLDEHNRAVNRYQRGGQ
- a CDS encoding folate-binding protein YgfZ, which gives rise to MTEPKTLPLNGITPITHLGVIRAVGADAASFLHGQLSNDFVLLKQDQARLAAFCTAKGRMLTSFIGFKRSADEIVLICDRSLLAPTLKRLSMFVMRAQCKLSDATADFALYGLTGTAAAQYLSADAAPWALKAEGESHALALYPAAGNQRALWVAPAGQAPAGEVLSEQLWQWSEVQSVVATLSAPVVDAFVPQMLNYESLGGVNFKKGCYPGQEIVARSQFRGTLKRRAYLVHADKALSVGQEVFSAEDVEQATGTVVQAAAAPEGGWDAIVSMQIASSTLGDLFAHAALAEGQSADAAQGVALQVLPLPYELLADI